One genomic window of Carassius auratus strain Wakin chromosome 14, ASM336829v1, whole genome shotgun sequence includes the following:
- the slc26a2 gene encoding sulfate transporter, with translation MPTEEVCDGVSAEDDAKKGPDVPFLLEERVKEKVSWKDVLRKKVGKKCSCSSARIKALLVDSIPIVKWLPRYQFKDWIIGDAMSGLIVGILLVPQSIAYSLLAELDPIYGLYTSFFASIIYALLGTSRHISVGMFGVLCLLVGQVVDRELTLAGYPLDTNQTTLGNLNNGTGPVCDRSCYAIMVAATLTFTAGVYQVLMGLLQVGFVSVYLSDSLLSGFATGASLTILTSQIKYFLGLHLPRVQGWGSLIKTWISLFKNLGHTNLCDLVTSVLCLLVLVPTKELNDRFKAKLKAPIPFELFVVIAATLASHFGRFEETYGSNVAGSIPTGFMPPQLPNWSLIPNIAVDAFSIAIVGFAITVSLSEMFAKKHGYMVDPNQEMYAIGFCNIIPSFFCCFTTSAALTKTLVKESTGCQTQISGLITALVLLLVLLVVAPAFYSLQKCVLAVIIVVNLRGALRKFGEIPQMWRVNRVDAIIWLITMATSALVNTELGLLVGVLVSAFCVLGRTQSAQIRQLGQAGDRELFEDLAFYKGLQSLPGVAVFRYEAPIYYANQALFKKSLYRSAGLDPLQEKARRRKLDKQRNQKQCGEDQKQEVDVTTIVYLLQHNSLHTLVIDCSPVLFLDTAGVNALKEVSKDYKGLGVNVLLAQCNPSVIDSLRRGGYYDPKKGTKEIQFHTLSDAVSYAQSLKTHNGDCDTVV, from the exons ATGCCAACTGAAGAAGTCTGTGATGGTGTTTCAGCAGAGGATGATGCTAAGAAAGGGCCTGATGTTCCTTTCCTTTTAGAAGAGCGTGTAAAAGAGAAAGTGTCCTGGAAGGACGTGTTGAGAAAGAAGGTGGGAAAAAAGTGTTCCTGCAGTTCTGCTCGAATTAAAGCCCTTCTCGTAGACTCCATCCCAATCGTGAAATGGCTGCCAAGATATCAGTTCAAAGACTGGATCATTGGGGATGCCATGTCTGGCCTTATCGTGGGCATCCTCTTGGTTCCCCAATCCATCGCCTATTCTTTACTGGCAGAACTAGACCCTATTTATGGGCTTTATACATCCTTTTTTGCCAGCATTATCTACGCCCTACTGGGAACTTCCAGGCACATCTCTGTGGGGATGTTTGGGGTATTGTGTCTACTGGTGGGACAGGTTGTGGACAGGGAACTTACTCTGGCAGGATATCCATTGGACACCAATCAGACCACCTTGGGAAATTTGAACAACGGCACTGGTCCAGTCTGTGACCGAAGCTGTTATGCAATCATGGTGGCAGCAACACTAACTTTCACAGCAGGGGTCTACCAG GTGTTGATGGGGCTCCTACAGGTTGGCTTTGTCTCTGTGTATCTCTCGGACTCTCTGTTGAGCGGTTTCGCAACTGGAGCCTCTCTCACCATCCTCACATCCCAGATAAAGTACTTCCTGGGGCTTCACCTTCCTCGTGTCCAAGGCTGGGGTTCGCTCATAAAAACCTGGATCAGTCTTTTCAAGAATCTGGGTCATACCAACCTATGTGACCTCGTAACTAGCGTGCTCTGCTTGCTTGTGCTTGTACCCACCAAAGAGCTCAACGACCGCTTCAAGGCCAAGCTCAAGGCCCCTATTCCCTTTGAACTCTTTGTGGTCATTGCTGCTACTCTAGCTTCCCACTTTGGACGGTTCGAGGAAACTTATGGCTCTAATGTAGCCGGTAGCATTCCCACAGGCTTCATGCCACCGCAGCTTCCCAACTGGTCTCTCATTCCCAATATCGCCGTTGATGCATTCTCAATCGCCATTGTTGGTTTTGCCATTACTGTGTCTCTGTCTGAGATGTTTGCCAAGAAGCATGGTTATATGGTGGACCCTAACCAGGAGATGTATGCTATTGGTTTCTGTAATATCATTCCTTCCTTCTTCTGCTGTTTCACGACCAGCGCAGCTTTGACCAAGACTCTTGTGAAGGAGTCGACGGGATGCCAGACTCAGATCTCGGGGTTGATTACTGCTCTTGTGCTGCTGCTCGTCCTGCTTGTTGTAGCACCTGCCTTCTACTCCTTGCAGAA ATGTGTTCTGGCTGTCATCATAGTCGTCAACCTCCGTGGAGCACTGCGAAAGTTTGGGGAGATTCCCCAAATGTGGCGCGTCAACCGTGTGGATGCTATCATCTGGCTGATTACTATGGCTACATCAGCGCTAGTGAACACTGAGCTAGGTCTACTAGTTGGAGTCCTGGTCTCTGCGTTCTGTGTGTTAGGCCGAACCCAGTCCGCCCAAATCCGTCAGCTGGGCCAAGCAGGGGACCGCGAGCTCTTTGAGGACCTTGCGTTCTACAAGGGTCTCCAGAGCCTGCCAGGGGTGGCTGTTTTCCGATACGAGGCTCCCATCTACTATGCCAACCAAGCTCTTTTTAAGAAATCCCTGTACCGCAGTGCAGGTCTGGATCCGCTTCAAGAGAAGGCCAGGCGCAGGAAACTAGACAAGCAGAGGAATCAGAAACAATGTGGAGAAGACCAAAAGCAAGAGGTGGACGTGACCACCATTGTGTATCTGCTACAGCACAACAGTTTGCACACATTGGTCATAGACTGCAGTCCAGTGCTGTTTCTGGACACTGCCGGGGTCAATGCTTTGAAAGAGGTAAGCAAGGACTACAAGGGGCTAGGAGTCAATGTGCTTTTGGCTCAATGCAACCCCTCCGTCATTGATTCTTTGCGGAGGGGAGGGTATTATGACCCAAAGAAAGGGACCAAAGAAATACAGTTTCACACTCTTAGTGATGCCGTCTCTTATGCCCAAAGCTTGAAGACACACAATGGTGATTGTGACACTGTTGTGTAA